One Monomorium pharaonis isolate MP-MQ-018 chromosome 4, ASM1337386v2, whole genome shotgun sequence DNA segment encodes these proteins:
- the LOC105838481 gene encoding 40S ribosomal protein S7 yields MSLGKMLTTNAKIIKGNGAEPDQFEVSVSQALLELEMNSDLKSQLRELYITKAKEIETNNKKSIIIYVPMPKLKAFQKIQTRLVRELEKKFSGKHVMFIGERKILPKPTRKTRTKNKQKRPRSRTLTSVYDAILEDLVYPVEIVGKRIRVKLDGSQLIKVHLDKNEQTNIEHKVDTFASVYKQLTGRDVTFEFPESYV; encoded by the exons ATGAGTCTTGGCAAG ATGTTGACGACGAACGCGAAAATAATCAAGGGCAACGGGGCCGAGCCCGACCAATTCGAGGTTAGCGTTTCCCAGGCCCTCCTCGAGCTGGAGATGAACAGCGATCTGAAATCGCAGCTGAGGGAACTTTACATCACCAAGGCGAAGGAGATTGAAACGAATAATAAAAAG tCAATTATCATATACGTGCCAATGCCAAAGCTGAAAGCATTCCAGAAAATTCAGACGCGACTGGTACGTGAATTGGAGAAGAAGTTTTCTGGCAAGCATGTGATGTTCATTGGCGAGCGTAAAATCCTGCCCAAGCCGACAAGGAAGACGCGAACCAAGAACAAGCAGAAACGTCCCAGAAg CCGTACGCTGACGTCAGTTTATGACGCGATATTGGAAGATTTGGTGTATCCTGTGGAGATTGTTGGCAAGCGTATCAGAGTTAAGCTCGATGGGTCGCAGCTTATTAAGGTGCATCTCGATAAAAATGAGCAAACGAATATCGAGCATAAG GTCGACACTTTTGCGTCAGTATACAAGCAACTGACTGGCCGGGACGTCACGTTCGAGTTTCCGGAATCTTATGTATGA
- the LOC105838480 gene encoding immediate early response 3-interacting protein 1, translating into MAFTLWTLFEATLLCLNAICVLNEERFLAKVGWASWQNVQGFGEPPTAKSQILNLIKSIRTVMRVPLIFFNILTLIVKLVLG; encoded by the exons ATGGCGTTCACATTGTGGACACTTTTCGAAGCGACTTTGTTATGCTTGAATGCGATCTGTGTTTTGAACGAGGAGAGATTTCTCGCCAAAG TTGGCTGGGCGTCGTGGCAAAATGTACAAGGATTTGGAGAACCTCCGACAGCTAAGTCACAAATATTGAACCTTATTAAGTCGATACGAACTGTGATGAGGG TTCCTctgatatttttcaatatcttaACATTAATTGTGAAGCTCGTGCTTGGCTGA
- the LOC105838479 gene encoding glycine-rich protein 5: MNPLIACMIVGLAGFALAEPPSSGGYSYNRPGGGGGGGGGYSFGGGGGGGFGGGGFGGGGGFGGGGGGGYTQVSFGGQTSEGASVDSALLEQIRQILLKEELQSQQSGGFAGGSGYAPSSSYGAPSSQYGAPSPQYGVPSYQTRVVGIDLEGIRQAIQVAQFNQVSQGAGGGGGYPSGPSTSYGAPSRPPSGSYGAPF, from the exons ATGAATCCTCTGATCGCG TGTATGATTGTCGGTCTGGCAGGGTTCGCCCTGGCTGAGCCGCCGTCCTCCGGCGGCTACAGTTACAACAGACcaggcggcggtggcggcggagGCGGCGGCTACTCCttcggcggcggtggcggcggtggtttcggcggcggcggtttcggcggcggcggcggcttcggcggcggtggcggtggcggttaCACCCAGGTGTCCTTTGGCGGACAGACCAGCGAGGGTGCTTCCGTGGACAGCGCGCTGCTCGAGCAGATCCGTCAGATCCTCCTGAAGGAGGAGCTGCAATCCCAACAGTCCGGCGGATTCGCCGGCGGATCTGGATACGCCCCTAGCTCCAGCTACGGAGCGCCGTCCTCGCAATACGGCGCCCCGTCGCCGCAGTACGGCGTCCCGAGCTACCAGACCCGTGTCGTGGGCATCGACCTCGAGGGCATCAGACAGGCCATTCAGGTGGCCCAATTCAACCAGGTCAGCCAAGGCGCCGGGGGCGGCGGTGGCTACCCCAGCGGACCTAGCACCAGCTATGGAGCGCCCAGCAGACCGCCGTCCGGTAGCTACGGCGCACCGTTCTAA